From Eremothecium sinecaudum strain ATCC 58844 chromosome V, complete sequence, a single genomic window includes:
- the MET7 gene encoding tetrahydrofolate synthase (Syntenic homolog of Ashbya gossypii ACR134W; Syntenic homolog of Saccharomyces cerevisiae YOR241W (MET7)): MVARSLVRMASRTYQDAVEHLNSLQSITANVPVITNTPGYVNKNNLREMQQWSREIGYNPSSYNQLNIIHVTGTKGKGSTAAFTQSILMQYRNKFKKIGMFTSPHLRTIRERIMINGEPISEEKFSKFFFEVWDKLEAARDKSAEEKEVARPSYFKYLTLMSFYVFMKEGCDACIFEVGIGGLHDSTNIIEKPVACGVSLIGIDHTNMLGNTIEEIAFNKGGIFKNGSPAFSVQNQVTEAMSVLKNCAKEVDTKLTEVRPFSELNGVKLGIAGSFQVSNASLAVALANESLKNAGIETGLDVTDVNAKLPEKFVEGLIQAKWEGRCQTIKEGNITWYIDGAHTKDSIIAASQWFAETTGSSPNKKVLLFNQQKRNANELVAELNNALQNTVSFDEAIFTTNITWKLGTYSPDLVSVNESPEGVRKMELQKALSVAWDELHKDKSSTSNIAPDIDSAVTMLRERNEPLDIFVTGSLHLVGGLLVVLDRK, from the coding sequence CTATAACTGCTAATGTGCCAGTTATAACTAATACGCCAGGTTATGTTAACAAGAATAATTTACGGGAAATGCAACAATGGTCTCGTGAGATTGGATATAACCCATCGAGTTATAATCAATTGAATATTATACATGTTACCGGCACGAAGGGTAAGGGATCTACTGCAGCTTTTACTCAGTCCATTTTAATGCAATACCGTAACAAATTTAAAAAGATCGGTATGTTTACTTCTCCACATCTTAGGACTATCAGGGAACGCATTATGATCAATGGTGAGCCAATTTCAGAAGAGAAGTTTTCGAAGTTTTTTTTTGAGGTTTGGGATAAGCTTGAAGCTGCTAGAGACAAATCGGCtgaagaaaaagaagttgCTAGGCCATCGTACTTTAAGTACCTGACTTTGATGTCATTCTATGTCTTCATGAAGGAGGGATGTGATGCTTGTATATTTGAAGTCGGTATAGGTGGCCTCCACGATAGCACTaatattattgaaaaaCCGGTAGCCTGCGGTGTTTCTCTCATAGGCATTGACCATACGAACATGTTGGGTAACACGATCGAGGAAATTGCTTTTAATAAAGGTGGTATTTTTAAGAACGGATCCCCAGCATTTAGCGTTCAAAATCAGGTCACCGAAGCTATGTCAGTCTTGAAGAACTGCGCCAAGGAAGTTGACACCAAATTAACAGAAGTTCGTCCATTTTCAGAGCTTAATGGGGTAAAGCTGGGAATTGCAGGTTCTTTTCAGGTTTCTAATGCCTCCTTGGCCGTTGCTCTTGCCAATGAAAGCTTGAAGAATGCTGGTATTGAAACTGGGCTAGATGTTACAGACGTAAATGCCAAACTCCCAGAGAAGTTCGTTGAAGGTTTAATTCAAGCAAAATGGGAAGGACGCTGCCAAACAATTAAGGAAGGAAACATTACATGGTATATCGACGGTGCTCACACTAAGGATAGTATTATTGCTGCTTCTCAATGGTTTGCAGAAACGACAGGAAGCTCTCCCAATAAGAAAGTACTCTTATTCAATCAGCAAAAAAGAAATGCAAATGAATTAGTTGCAGAGTTGAACAATGCCTTGCAAAATACTGTCTCATTTGATGAGGCCATATTTACAACTAACATTACTTGGAAATTGGGCACGTATAGCCCCGATTTGGTGAGTGTTAATGAATCGCCTGAGGGTGTCAGAAAAATGGAACTACAAAAAGCTCTAAGTGTCGCATGGGATGAATTGCATAAGGATAAATCTTCGACGTCTAACATCGCTCCCGACATTGATTCTGCTGTGACAATGCTCAGAGAGAGAAATGAACCTTTGGATATATTTGTTACAGGCTCTCTGCATTTGGTTGGTGGCCTATTGGTTGTCCTTGATAGAAAATAG
- the SSP2 gene encoding Ssp2p (Syntenic homolog of Ashbya gossypii ACR135C; Syntenic homolog of Saccharomyces cerevisiae YOR242C (SSP2)), protein MTSQGTFLDNYAAKDNDSLRSKMLSIASLMSGNSSTNSISSKEKERFGLRKLARSYLKAANRTERTMNKTENQDNSDISVAPYTKKMLIGKIHTKSGTKIYLDTNKSRESLLIRKHHSHEKSDEDASSVPQLKYDGDYDPVLGKLQINSSSEDEDSEWLESGLQDRCLVVIRDFPTGTGLKSVLNQVQGGALKNITVQYRKESSQLKTVELEFQCPEDAQHFMEYGRHSVFQINGVHLRPRWGTQSLSENFEASINHATQKDSLNVYSPSSRCLLLKKQGSRNPKHSSCHYPSPRSHICDLNIQELKKDFGQFGNILDISPMISRKLCVQINFFDIKSAMDALQSYKCSNSPLNRKYADSWTIGYGKDITDKPCVHV, encoded by the coding sequence ATGACATCACAAGGGACTTTTTTAGACAACTATGCTGCCAAGGATAACGACTCGTTAAGAAGTAAGATGTTATCAATTGCTTCATTGATGAGCGGTAACAGCTCGACAAATTCGATCTCAAGCAAAGAGAAGGAGAGATTTGGACTAAGAAAGTTGGCTAGGAGTTATTTGAAAGCAGCAAACAGGACTGAAAGAACAATGAACAAAACTGAAAATCAGGATAATAGCGACATTTCAGTAGCTCCATATACAAAGAAGATGTTGATAGGGAAGATCCACACAAAAAGTGGAACTAAAATTTATCTTGATACCAACAAATCGAGAGAATCTCTTCTGATTCGGAAGCATCATTCACACGAAAAGTCAGATGAAGATGCATCGAGCGTCCCCCAATTGAAATATGACGGTGACTACGATCCTGTGCTCGGAAAGTTGCAAATAAACTCATCATCAGAAGATGAGGATTCCGAATGGTTGGAATCTGGTCTACAAGATAGATGCTTAGTAGTGATACGCGACTTTCCAACAGGTACAGGCTTGAAAAGTGTTTTGAACCAAGTACAAGGCGGTGCTCTCAAAAATATCACGGTTCAATATAGAAAGGAAAGTAGTCAATTAAAAACCGTTGAATTGGAGTTCCAATGCCCTGAAGATGCGCAGCATTTTATGGAGTATGGACGACATTCTGTTTTCCAAATCAACGGTGTTCATTTAAGACCAAGATGGGGCACTCAATCTTTAAGTGAGAATTTTGAAGCATCCATAAACCATGCGACTCAAAAAGATTCACTTAACGTTTACTCACCATCAAGCCGTTGTCTTTTGTTGAAGAAACAAGGCAGTAGAAATCCAAAGCATTCGAGTTGTCATTATCCCTCACCTAGGTCTCATATTTGTGATTTAAATATTCAAGAGTTAAAGAAGGACTTTGGTCAGTTTGGAAATATACTAGATATTTCCCCTATGATTTCAAGGAAGTTGTGTGTCCAGATTAACTTCTTCGACATAAAGAGTGCCATGGATGCCTTGCAATCATACAAATGTAGTAATTCGCCATTGAACCGTAAATATGCTGATTCTTGGACCATTGGATATGGCAAAGATATTACAGATAAACCATGTGTTCATGTCTAA
- the PUS7 gene encoding pseudouridine synthase PUS7 (Syntenic homolog of Ashbya gossypii ACR136C; Syntenic homolog of Saccharomyces cerevisiae YOR243C (PUS7)), giving the protein MSQENNKRSVDDTSNSATKKPKTTDNTGISEADVGISHYITAELPGFRGQIKQRYSDFMVNEVKKDGETVYLTDKGFKMPKREKPSAEELKERQEAEAAKRKDFKVDEEIRAQLVEILGEEDMCKIEDVYFNGAKMETSKSFDDKSNRTKIHQLLRQAFDNKLESVTSETNTFRVAMSNKGTRVNKQELLEKTKDANGVVNWGYGPSKPYLHFTMYKENKDTMDAVNTIAKYLRIPTKLVRFAGTKDRRAVTCQRLSVSTIGVDRLNSLNQCLKGIALGGFKFENESLSLGDLDGNEFVIVIREVSTSPESTMGLETILKEGCSSLENKGFINYYGMQRFGTFSISTHEIGKYLLNEQWKTAADLILSEQVNVLPKSVEARKIWAETKDPKLALAKMPRQCLAETAILYELARHTVDEHGDFPVTAYYTAIMKIPRNLRTMYVHAYQSYVWNMVASKRIELHGLNVVAGDLVLDQSGEEKDLLALDPTDSEPAFAEDLRETQFARAKPLSQADVESGKWSIQDVLLPTPGFDILYPENEELKNLYVEIMAKDNLDPFTMKKKVRDFSLAGSYRNIIQTAKNIEYHIVKYDNSTQQLINTDLEIMNNKKAKENGRSYMKDKLERIIPEKDGNMTAIILKFKLDISAYATMALRELMKLETSRRGDMCDVRT; this is encoded by the coding sequence ATGTCTCAAGAGAATAATAAACGGTCTGTTGATGATACCAGTAATTCAGCTACCAAAAAGCCCAAAACTACTGACAATACCGGAATTTCTGAAGCTGACGTTGGTATAAGTCACTATATAACTGCAGAATTGCCTGGATTTAGAGGTCAAATTAAGCAGCGGTATTCAGATTTTATGGTTAATGAAGTTAAAAAAGATGGCGAAACTGTTTATTTGACCGATAAGGGATTTAAAATGCCAAAGCGTGAGAAACCATCTGCTGAGGAATTAAAAGAAAGACAAGAAGCCGAGGCTGCGAAGAGAAAGGACTTTaaagttgatgaagaaattAGGGCTCAGTTGGTTGAGATACTAGGAGAAGAGGATATGTGTAAGATAGAAGATGTGTACTTTAATGGTGCAAAGATGGAGACTTCAAAGTCATTCGATGATAAGTCGAATAGAACAAAGATTCATCAGCTACTTCGTCAGGCTTTTGACAACAAGCTAGAGTCAGTAACTTCTGAAACAAATACCTTCCGTGTTGCCATGTCAAATAAAGGAACTCGTGTCAATAAACAAGAGTTGTTGGAGAAGACTAAGGACGCCAACGGTGTTGTGAACTGGGGATATGGCCCATCCAAGCCTTATCTTCATTTCACTATGTACAAGGAAAACAAAGACACTATGGATGCTGTTAATACAATTGCTAAGTATTTGAGGATTCCAACCAAGCTGGTAAGATTTGCAGGTACTAAGGATCGTAGGGCAGTAACTTGTCAAAGACTCTCAGTCTCTACTATTGGTGTAGATAGATTGAATTCGCTAAATCAATGTTTGAAGGGTATTGCGCTTGGTGGCTTTAAATTTGAAAATGAAAGCTTGAGTTTAGGCGACTTGGATGGCAATGAGTTTGTCATTGTAATAAGAGAAGTCAGCACATCCCCGGAGAGCACTATGGGGTTGGAAACCATTTTGAAAGAGGGTTGTTCATCATTGGAGAACAAGGGTTTTATTAATTACTATGGTATGCAAAGATTTGGAACATTTAGCATTTCAACTCATGAAATTGGTAAGTATTTATTGAACGAACAATGGAAGACTGCAGCCGACTTGATTTTATCTGAGCAAGTAAATGTTTTACCTAAATCTGTTGAAGCTAGAAAAATATGGGCCGAGACAAAAGATCCTAAACTTGCATTAGCTAAGATGCCTAGACAATGTCTCGCGGAGACTGCTATTCTCTATGAATTAGCACGTCATACTGTGGACGAGCATGGTGACTTTCCTGTTACTGCATACTACACTGCTATCATGAAAATCCCGAGGAACCTAAGAACAATGTACGTCCATGCCTACCAAAGTTACGTTTGGAACATGGTTGCCAGCAAGCGCATCGAGCTCCATGGCCTGAATGTGGTTGCTGGGGATCTGGTTTTGGACCAGTCTGGTGAAGAAAAAGACCTTTTAGCCTTGGATCCAACTGATTCAGAACCTGCATTCGCCGAAGACTTACGCGAGACTCAATTTGCTCGAGCTAAACCACTTTCACAGGCAGATGTGGAGAGCGGCAAATGGAGCATCCAAGATGTGCTTCTACCTACTCCTGGATTTGATATATTATACCCTGAGAATGAGGAGTTGAAGAACCTCTACGTTGAAATTATGGCGAAAGATAACTTAGATCCTTTCACAATGAAGAAAAAGGTTCGTGACTTCTCATTGGCCGGTTCTTACAGAAACATTATTCAAACTGCCAAGAATATTGAGTATCATATTGTGAAGTACGATAACAGTACTCAACAACTAATCAACACTGACCTTGAAATAATGAACAATAAGAAGGCGAAAGAAAATGGCCGCAGTTACATGAAGGACAAATTAGAAAGGATTATTCCAGAGAAGGACGGTAATATGACGGCTATCATTTTAAAGTTTAAGCTAGACATTTCTGCGTATGCTACCATGGCCTTGCGTGAATTGATGAAGTTAGAAACATCGCGTCGCGGTGACATGTGCGATGTAAGAACTTGA
- the PRP46 gene encoding mRNA splicing protein PRP46 (Syntenic homolog of Ashbya gossypii ACR137W; Syntenic homolog of Saccharomyces cerevisiae YPL151C (PRP46)), translating to MDHGLDDIDAVYVNSRWNNQFKHMSTLPSYLQAEIDRSKSALQLYDEYKLNHRNEASKSDKTLVPYNPNGKESESLINKVFQGQQEQTVFRRYGKLLSQKPEWHAPWKLKRVINGHTGWVRCVAVEPVENEWFATGSDDSTIKIWDLASGKLKLTLQGHIMTVKDICISKRHPYMFSASSDKLIKCWDLEKNSAIREFHGTLSGVNSVDVHPTLDLIMSAGRDSVIRIWDIRTRLAVMTLVGHKGPINKVRCLPVDPQAVSASTDATVRLWDITAGKAMSVQTHHKRNVRDIAFNPSEFSFASACTDDIRSWSLPEGQLLTNYQSESLGVINTLACNPNGVLFAGSDNGQLSFFDYKTGHKYQTLETKEAPGSLESERGILASSFDRSGLRLITCESDKTIKIWKQIADASPDTHPSLPWNPSLISQRF from the coding sequence ATGGATCATGGATTGGATGATATTGACGCTGTCTACGTTAATTCCAGGTGGAACAACCAATTTAAGCATATGTCAACGCTTCCTTCTTACTTACAAGCGGAAATCGATCGAAGTAAATCGGCTCTACAGCTATACGATGAGTACAAGTTAAATCATAGAAATGAAGCATCTAAGTCAGACAAAACTTTAGTACCGTATAATCCAAATGGTAAAGAGTCTGAAAGTCTGATTAATAAAGTTTTTCAAGGACAACAAGAACAGACTGTTTTCAGGCGCTACGGAAAATTACTCTCTCAGAAACCAGAATGGCATGCACCATGGAAGTTAAAGAGGGTTATTAATGGACACACTGGTTGGGTACGATGTGTAGCTGTGGAACCTGTTGAAAATGAGTGGTTCGCAACTGGAAGTGACGACTCTACAATTAAAATCTGGGACCTGGCTAGTGGGAAGCTGAAATTGACACTCCAAGGGCATATTATGACAGTGAAGGACATTTGTATATCTAAGCGGCACCCATATATGTTTTCAGCAAGCTCAGATAAGCTTATAAAGTGCTGGGATCTCGAAAAGAACTCTGCGATCAGGGAATTTCACGGAACATTATCTGGAGTGAATTCCGTGGATGTCCACCCAACTTTGGATTTGATTATGTCTGCAGGTCGAGATTCAGTCATTCGTATATGGGACATTAGGACGAGGTTGGCAGTTATGACACTTGTTGGTCATAAAGGCCCTATAAATAAGGTTCGCTGCTTGCCTGTGGATCCGCAGGCAGTCAGTGCATCCACAGATGCTACAGTCCGGCTCTGGGACATCACTGCTGGCAAAGCAATGTCAGTTCAGACACACCATAAACGTAATGTTAGAGACATTGCGTTTAACCCATCCGAATTCTCATTTGCATCCGCTTGCACGGACGATATACGATCTTGGTCGCTCCCGGAAGGCCAATTACTTACTAACTACCAGTCAGAATCTCTAGGAGTCATTAATACTCTTGCATGTAATCCTAATGGCGTTCTATTCGCAGGTAGTGACAACGGCCAACTAAGTTTCTTTGATTATAAGACAGGACATAAATACCAAACTCTAGAAACAAAAGAAGCACCAGGATCCCTGGAAAGCGAGCGTGGGATACTGGCAAGTAGCTTTGATCGTAGTGGACTTCGTTTAATTACTTGCGAAAGTGATAAAACTATCAAAATATGGAAACAAATTGCTGATGCATCGCCAGATACGCATCCCTCACTGCCGTGGAACCCAAGTCTAATTAGTCAGAGATTCTGA
- the ESA1 gene encoding NuA4 histone acetyltransferase complex catalytic subunit ESA1 (Syntenic homolog of Ashbya gossypii ACR138W; Syntenic homolog of Saccharomyces cerevisiae YOR244W (ESA1)) yields MSNKEEREPEISKKIDNAEDIIIGCKCWVEKDTEFRLAEILSINSRRQPPKFYVHYIDFNKRLDEWILASRIDFKREVYFPKPKDPEEKKKKKQRKSATPRAAEGETPDGADILDLENLNVQGVGDEAISRDDEIKKLRTSGSMTQNPHEVARVRNLSKVIIGKHEIEPWYFSPYPIELTEEAVVYIDDFSLQYFGSKKQYERYRKKCTLRHPPGNEIYRDSYISFFEIDGKKQRTWCRNLCLLSKLFLDHKTLYYDVDPFLFYCMTQRDELGHHLVGYFSKEKESADGYNVACILTLPQYQRMGFGRLLIEFSYELSKKENKVGSPEKPLSDLGLLSYRAYWSDTLIKLLVENGSEVTIDEISNMTSMTTTDILHTAKALNILRYYKGQYILFLNEDVMLRYEKLVAKKRRSIDPEKLIWKPPVFTASQLRFAW; encoded by the coding sequence ATGTCCAATAAGGAGGAAAGGGAGCCTGAAATATCCAAAAAAATAGATAACGCTGAAGATATTATAATAGGTTGCAAATGTTGGGTCGAAAAAGATACCGAATTCCGTTTGGCTGAAATACTGTCCATCAATAGTAGGAGACAACCACCGAAATTTTACGTGCATTACATTGATTTTAATAAGCGTTTAGATGAATGGATATTAGCATCAAGAATAGATTTCAAAAGGGAGGTTTATTTCCCAAAACCTAAAGATCCtgaagaaaagaagaagaagaagcagcGTAAAAGTGCTACTCCTAGAGCTGCAGAAGGTGAAACTCCAGATGGAGCAGATATCTTGGACTTAGAAAACCTAAATGTGCAGGGCGTTGGAGATGAAGCTATTAGTCGTGATGATGAAATTAAGAAGTTGAGAACATCGGGATCAATGACTCAAAATCCGCATGAAGTTGCTCGTGTTAGAAATTTAAGCAAGGTCATCATAGGCAAACATGAGATTGAACCATGGTACTTTTCTCCGTATCCTATTGAACTTACTGAGGAGGCAGTTGTATATATTGATGATTTTTCTCTGCAATATTTCGGGTCGAAAAAGCAGTACGAGAGATATAGAAAGAAATGCACATTACGACATCCTCCAGGGAATGAAATTTACAGAGACTCGTACATTTCTTTTTTTGAAATAGATGGGAAGAAGCAGAGGACGTGGTGTCGGAACCTGTGTTTGCTGTCCAAGTTGTTCTTGGATCATAAAACATTGTATTACGACGTGGATCCCTTCCTCTTTTATTGCATGACGCAGCGGGATGAACTGGGTCACCACTTGGTTGGTTATTTTtccaaagaaaaagagTCGGCAGACGGCTACAATGTTGCATGTATATTGACATTACCGCAATATCAGCGGATGGGTTTTGGGCGACTATTAATTGAGTTTTCCTATGAACTATCTAAAAAAGAGAATAAAGTCGGTTCTCCAGAAAAGCCACTATCAGATTTGGGTCTGTTGTCGTACAGAGCATATTGGTCGGACACATTAATCAAATTACTGGTAGAAAATGGGTCGGAGGTGACCATCGACGAAATCAGCAACATGACATCTATGACTACTACAGATATCCTCCATACTGCGAAAGCTTTGAATATTCTTAGATACTACAAAGGTCAGTATATCTTATTCCTAAATGAAGATGTTATGTTGAGATATGAAAAACTAGTTGCAAAGAAGAGAAGGTCGATAGATCCTGAGAAACTAATTTGGAAGCCACCTGTTTTCACGGCATCGCAGTTAAGGTTCGCATGGTAA